In Haematobia irritans isolate KBUSLIRL chromosome 1, ASM5000362v1, whole genome shotgun sequence, a genomic segment contains:
- the GCC185 gene encoding GRIP and coiled-coil domain containing 185 kDa isoform X1 gives MDQSQGQKVSLESLSKEEIINKYKGLLGIAKKAKQAKDEIFEENRKLKEQLQQCETQKEADKNALLTMKEMLEAYTEHKLQQTTQISDLEKRRKLDSEQLEKLSIENESLKRQLNRLTQDNDSLLTDIENMEGQLKQVSGLGKEQKRHLVLLEQEINQLREAETKNLELIATNNDLTKALDELKEKYTFIKEINSEQRQKFNSLKDRFIEVHKKLKKLKECKRILLETQHEYADSVTQWQMEIIRASKLLCKELDGLRLENIQLREKLGHTAVKKSSPIDDHLIEKVSYLLRILENVKKDFNILKVENLELKQRIPTSSPLVVSRNGGINITEERLNELLHLSKLAHDEYRLSVERNCPKTSTNCSNLEPQTFLNVSQLETLQSLAYKVEKEYRNQAIELGKLKEEYEKLKTISYSINTPIGEQTIEELQKDNHMLIEENNQNVNKIKTLELDLSNLMLENSKLTKQLDEIKNASNLEGETTFDLRKQLEIIETSSKEYQEMYKQKEREHYELLDEMRELNDALKARGDLISRQQEEQTLMKMELQSSTDKLLALQNDIKTKDEELSEKTNNLETLTKTLEETRQKLENLETTTNLSEEKVRILNAELEILKNSANNADIDNQSDILSTSTISRADEMQRLKEVEDSFEDKYNKIRSLAAKLKKKLQDEVSHKQELEKEVQELRNRESSTTSKINDLQTTIGEVETLKEQLSGKQKQIDALKNENQKLKSSRKQANVLNLEIEAAEKSLTEVTNKLAIRTSELDKAQELIKSKDSTINQLRKEIDLLESSKHAETKHSQELKDQIDHLQKSLKDALHSKQLAAEKATFLEQDVENLKLELESSKLEISKEKSNLDKTLNSLRAEKQELSTQLSSTQQALAECEKNLKFSERATEDLRIEYLDYKVKAQAVLRKNQNRDSTKERELEEELLTLRTTETQLKATIDSLSTKLQLMESEKELLIDDNYQKKQRSQELMDLVEDLREQNDNLNQEMQRHIKQQNEILKQHRQQIETMDECHKDQIKSINSNHQREIEQLKKELSLGNNVRLQPIVGASKTTNIMHFNENPSKIDYLLMEREDAEGSEEAAETLATLAASRKISNASSSKRSHDFIPLDELLNTPINAINSETLIISPSTNTMTDTNSNMDILQLELNSTKERLQKQESRVRHLTALLAENEQDLAKLTQMNDMLKEELRRQERSVEREQHLHNSEYVKNVIMKFLTLNNADEKIRLVPVLNTILKLSRPETEILNCVAKGQKVSEPIQRGGGGWGNFLPWSSGSGTSSNNN, from the exons ATGGATCAGTCACAAGGG CAAAAAGTTTCCCTAGAATCATTGAGTAAGGAAGAgatcataaataaatataaaggaTTGCTGGGTATTGCCAAAAAAGCAAAGCAGGCTAAAGATG AGATATTTGAGGAAAATCGTAAGCTAAAAGAACAGCTGCAACAATGTGAAACCCAAAAAGAAGCAGATAAAAATGCCCTATTAACCATGAAGGAAATGTTGGAAGCATACACAGAGCATAAACTTCAACAAACAACACAAATAAGTGATTTGGAAAAACGACGTAAACTTGATAGCGAACAATTGGAAAAGCTGTCGATAGAAAATGAAAGTCTTAAGCGTCAACTGAATAGGTTAACGCAAGATAATGATTCTCTACTTACGGACATAGAAAATATGGAAGGTCAATTGAAGCAAGTTAGTGGCTTGGGAAAAGAACAAAAACGCCATTTAGTATTGCTTGAACAGGAAATAAATCAACTAAGAGAGGCTGAAACGAAAAATCTAGAATTAATAGCCACAAATAATGATTTGACTAAAGCATTGGATGAGCTAAAGGAGAAATACACTTTTATAAAGGAAATAAATTCGGAACAAAGGCAAAAATTCAACTCTCTCAAAGATAGATTTATAGAAGTACACAAAAAACTGAAGAAACTGAAGGAATGTAAGCGTATTCTTCTGGAAACGCAACACGAATATGCGGATTCTGTTACCCAATGGCAAATGGAAATAATTAGAGCATCAAAATTACTATGCAAAGAATTGGATGGTTTGCGATTGGAAAATATACAGCTTCGTGAGAAATTGGGTCATACTGCTGTGAAAAAATCAAGCCCTATAGATGATCATCTCATTGAAAAAGTCAgttatttgttgaggattttggAGAATGttaaaaaagattttaatattttgaaagttgaaaatttggagTTAAAACAACGAATACCTACGTCCTCCCCGTTGGTAGTATCTAGAAATGGCGGTATTAATATCACCGAGGAAAGGTTAAATGAACTTTTGCATTTAAGTAAACTAGCTCATGATGAATATCGATTGTCTGTTGAAAGAAATTGTCCGAAgactagtactaattgttctaatCTTGAACCACAAACGTTTTTAAATGTATCACAATTGGAAACATTACAATCATTGGCTTATAAAGTTGAGAAGGAATATCGAAATCAAGCAATCGAACTAGGCAAACTGAAGGaggaatatgaaaaattaaagacTATATCATATTCTATTAATACACCAATTGGAGAGCAAACCATAGAGGAATTGCAAAAGGACAATCATATGCTAATTgaagaaaataatcaaaatgttaataaaattaaaacattagAATTGGACTTATCAAACTTGATGCTGGAGAATTCAAAATTAACTAAACAATTAGATGAAATAAAAAACGCTTCCAATTTGGAGGGCGAGACAACATTTGATCTACGAAAACAATTGGAGATAATAGAAACATCTTCTAAAGAATATCAGGAAATGTATAAGCAGAAGGAGAGGGAACATTACGAGTTACTCGATGAAATGCGTGAATTGAATGATGCCCTTAAAGCGAGAGGTGATTTGATATCTCGCCAACAAGAGGAACAGACATTAATGAAAATGGAATTGCAAAGTAGTACAGACAAATTGCTAGCCCTGCAAAACGATATAAAAACTAAGGACGAAGAATTATCcgaaaaaacgaataatttaGAGACCCTCACAAAAACATTGGAGGAGACTAGACAGAAATTAGAAAACCTAGAAACTACAACCAATTTAAGTGAAGAAAAAGTGCGAATTTTAAATGCTGAattggaaatattgaaaaattccgCAAACAATGCCGATATAGATAATCAAAGTGACATTCTATCTACGTCCACAATTTCAAGGGCTGATGAAATGCAACGACTTAAGGAAGTAGAGGATTCATTTGAagataaatacaataaaattcgtAGTTTAGCggcaaaattaaagaaaaaattacaaGATGAAGTCAGCCATAAACAAGAATTGGAAAAAGAAGTACAAGAACTTCGTAACCGAGAAAGCTCGACAACATCTAAAATAAATGATTTGCAAACGACAATTGGTGAAGTCGAGACACTAAAGGAGCAACTTTCAGGAAAACAAAAGCAGATTGATGctttgaaaaatgaaaatcaaaaattgaagTCCTCACGCAAACAAGCCAATGTGTTAAATTTAGAAATTGAAGCTGCCGAAAAATCCCTCACAGAAGTTACCAATAAACTTGCCATTCGCACCTCTGAACTAGATAAAGCTCAAGAGTTAATAAAATCCAAGGATTCGACCATAAATCAATTGCGTAAAGAAATCGATCTTCTTGAATCATCCAAGCATGCCGAAACAAAGCATTCGCAAGAGCTTAAAGATCAAATTGATCATTTGCAAAAGAGCCTTAAAGATGCCCTACACAGCAAACAATTAGCTGCCGAAAAGGCAACATTTTTAGAGCAAGATGTGGAGAATCTAAAATTGGAATTAGAATCATCCAAATtggaaatttccaaagaaaaatccaATTTGGATAAGACTCTCAATAGTCTTAGGGCGGAGAAACAAGAATTATCAACACAGCTTTCTAGCACCCAACAAGCACTTGCAGAATgtgagaaaaatttgaaattttccgaaagaGCCACGGAGGATCTACGTATTGAATATTTAGATTACAAAGTTAAAGCCCAAGctgttttgagaaaaaatcaaaatcgcGACTCAACCAAAGAAAGAGAACTGGAAGAGGAACTACTAACCTTAAGAACAACTGAAACTCAATTAAAAGCAACAATAGACAGTTTATCCACAAAATTACAACTAATGGAGAGCGAGAAGGAACTTCTTATTGATGACAACTATCAAAAGAAACAACGTTCTCAGGAATTAATGGATTTGGTCGAAGATCTGAGGGAGCAAAACGATAATCTTAATCAGGAAATGCAAAGACATATTAAACAGCAGAATGAAATACTGAAACAACATCGTCAACAAATAGAGACAATGGACGAATGTCACAAAGATCAGATAAAGTCGATAAACTCTAACCACCAAAGAGAGATTGAGCAATTGAAAAAAGAGCTATCCCTTGGCAACAATGTTCGCTTACAGCCGATAGTTGGAGCCTCAAAAACAACTAACATTATGCATTTCAACGAAAACCCATCGAAAATTGATTATCTTCTAATGGAACGCGAAGATGCTGAAGGTTCGGAAGAAGCTGCTGAAACTTTGGCAACATTAGCTGCttcgagaaaaatttcaaatgcaTCATCGTCCAAACGTTCACATGATTTTATACCATTGGATGAACTTTTAAATACACCGATTAATGCCATAAATAGTGAAACTTTAATTATCTCACCGTCCACAAATACGATGACAGACACAAATAGCAATATGGACATTTTACAATTGGAATTGAACTCTACCAAAGAACGTTTGCAAAAACAAGAAAGTAGGGTTCGTCATTTAACCGCTTTATTGGCTGAGAACGAAcaagatttggcaaaattaacACAGATGAACGATATGCTTAAGGAGGAATTACGTAGACAAGAACGCTCTGTGGAAAGGGAACAACATTTACATAATTCTGAATATGTCAAAAACGTTATAATGAAG TTTTTGACCCTTAATAATGCAGATGAAAAGATACGCCTTGTGCCTGTCCTGAATACAATTCTTAAATTGAGTCGTCCCGAAACCGAAATACTCAATTGCGTGGCAAAAGGACAAAAag TTTCTGAACCGATACAACGTGGAGGAGGAGGTTGGGGCAATTTTTTACCTTGGAGTAGTGGCAGTGGGACGAGCAGCAATAATAACTAA
- the DCAF12 gene encoding DDB1 and CUL4 associated factor 12-like protein: protein MFNGMVQTIRNSVVGIYPSCHVNSRLEERRVKSRALRAERRRKPDKPDDFVTYEDSGSDEETPEQQEEVLNTSYNVYDFIRSRENGLNERRNINFEQTSRYVLTHDMLRETQISLGYINKVFCSKWLSNRQVIFGTKCNKLLVYDVNMRRVDAIPTLSTNRANRPEVQGGLHAIEINPSRTYLATGARHSADIAIYRLPTLDPICVGENGHSDLIMGMCWLDDQFIVSGSKDSRMALWRVNEDHMEFPDGGKEFCPTFATINPLCVRDCRTAQRIRSLCFNKEFREIAALSLNGYIHVFNAETFKQKLSRKLPNCQDNVSIAYHSDGLYAIGCRSYTILLDTRTLQTIKKITSRYSGCGIRATSFEGNLLTVGTGLGMLLFYDIRAGKYLESSVNASRTVTLKCSKGIVYPEDEMDGFNVKYVPAIYTHCYDSTGMRLFAAGGPLPATLVGNYAGVWQ from the exons ATGTTCAATGGCATGGTCCAAACGATAAGAAACAGTGTGGTTGGGATATATCCTTCTTGTCATGTAAATTCTCGTCTAGAAGAAAGGAGAGTCAAGTCAAGAGCCCTAAGAGCAGAACGCCGTAGAAAGCCGGATAAACCAGACGATTTTGTGACCTATGAGGATTCGGGAAGTGATGAGGAAACACCGGAACAACAAGAAGAAGTTTTGAATACTTCGTACAATGTTTATGATTTTATTAGAAGTAGAGAGAATGGCTTGAATGAG CGACGTAACATCAACTTTGAGCAAACAAGTAGATACGTTTTGACACATGATATGCTACGGGAAACTCAAATTAGTTTGGGTTATATTAACAAAGTGTTCTGTTCCAAATGGCTGAGTAATCGTCAGGTTATCTTTGGTACAAAATGCAACAAG CTTCTTGTTTACGATGTGAATATGCGACGTGTCGATGCTATTCCAACACTATCAACAAACAGAGCTAATCGTCCGGAAGTACAAGGAGGATTGCATGCAATCGAAATAAATCCAAGTCGAACGTATTTAGCCACAGGTGCCAGGCATTCAGCTGATATTGCCATATATAGACTGCCTACTTTGGATCCAATATGTGTGGGAGAAAATGGACATAGTGACTTAATTATGGGAATGTGCTGGCTAGACGATCAATTTATAGTATCAGGATCAAAAGACTCTCGTATGGCATTGTGGCGTGTTAATGAGGACCACATGGAATTTCCAGATGGTGGCAAAgagttttgtccaacttttgccACAATAAATCCATTATGTGTTCGCGATTGTCGAACTGCCCAAAGG atCCGCTCACTTTGTTTCAATAAGGAATTCCGAGAAATTGCCGCCTTATCCTTGAATGGGTATATTCATGTTTTCAATGCGGAAACATTTAAGCAAAAGCTTTCGCGTAAACTGCCAAATTGTCAAGATAATGTTAGTATAGCCTATCACAGTGATGGGTTGTATGCTATTGGTTGCCGCTCATATACTATTCTTTTGGATACACGAACATTACAG ACAATAAAGAAAATCACTTCACGCTATTCAGGTTGTGGTATCAGAGCTACATCATTTGAAGGCAATCTATTGACTGTTGGTACAGGTCTGGGAATGCTTTTATTTTATGACATACGTGCTGGAAAATATTTAGAGAGTAGTGTTAATGCATCGCGTACCGTTACACTGAAATGTAGTAAAGGAATAGTG tatCCCGAGGATGAAATGGATGGATTTAATGTTAAATATGTTCCAGCTATTTACACACATTGTTATGACAGCACAGGTATGCGTCTCTTTGCTGCTGGTGGTCCTTTACCAGCTACATTGGTTGGTAATTATGCAGGCGTTTGGCAATAG
- the GCC185 gene encoding GRIP and coiled-coil domain containing 185 kDa isoform X2 has translation MKEMLEAYTEHKLQQTTQISDLEKRRKLDSEQLEKLSIENESLKRQLNRLTQDNDSLLTDIENMEGQLKQVSGLGKEQKRHLVLLEQEINQLREAETKNLELIATNNDLTKALDELKEKYTFIKEINSEQRQKFNSLKDRFIEVHKKLKKLKECKRILLETQHEYADSVTQWQMEIIRASKLLCKELDGLRLENIQLREKLGHTAVKKSSPIDDHLIEKVSYLLRILENVKKDFNILKVENLELKQRIPTSSPLVVSRNGGINITEERLNELLHLSKLAHDEYRLSVERNCPKTSTNCSNLEPQTFLNVSQLETLQSLAYKVEKEYRNQAIELGKLKEEYEKLKTISYSINTPIGEQTIEELQKDNHMLIEENNQNVNKIKTLELDLSNLMLENSKLTKQLDEIKNASNLEGETTFDLRKQLEIIETSSKEYQEMYKQKEREHYELLDEMRELNDALKARGDLISRQQEEQTLMKMELQSSTDKLLALQNDIKTKDEELSEKTNNLETLTKTLEETRQKLENLETTTNLSEEKVRILNAELEILKNSANNADIDNQSDILSTSTISRADEMQRLKEVEDSFEDKYNKIRSLAAKLKKKLQDEVSHKQELEKEVQELRNRESSTTSKINDLQTTIGEVETLKEQLSGKQKQIDALKNENQKLKSSRKQANVLNLEIEAAEKSLTEVTNKLAIRTSELDKAQELIKSKDSTINQLRKEIDLLESSKHAETKHSQELKDQIDHLQKSLKDALHSKQLAAEKATFLEQDVENLKLELESSKLEISKEKSNLDKTLNSLRAEKQELSTQLSSTQQALAECEKNLKFSERATEDLRIEYLDYKVKAQAVLRKNQNRDSTKERELEEELLTLRTTETQLKATIDSLSTKLQLMESEKELLIDDNYQKKQRSQELMDLVEDLREQNDNLNQEMQRHIKQQNEILKQHRQQIETMDECHKDQIKSINSNHQREIEQLKKELSLGNNVRLQPIVGASKTTNIMHFNENPSKIDYLLMEREDAEGSEEAAETLATLAASRKISNASSSKRSHDFIPLDELLNTPINAINSETLIISPSTNTMTDTNSNMDILQLELNSTKERLQKQESRVRHLTALLAENEQDLAKLTQMNDMLKEELRRQERSVEREQHLHNSEYVKNVIMKFLTLNNADEKIRLVPVLNTILKLSRPETEILNCVAKGQKVSEPIQRGGGGWGNFLPWSSGSGTSSNNN, from the exons ATGAAGGAAATGTTGGAAGCATACACAGAGCATAAACTTCAACAAACAACACAAATAAGTGATTTGGAAAAACGACGTAAACTTGATAGCGAACAATTGGAAAAGCTGTCGATAGAAAATGAAAGTCTTAAGCGTCAACTGAATAGGTTAACGCAAGATAATGATTCTCTACTTACGGACATAGAAAATATGGAAGGTCAATTGAAGCAAGTTAGTGGCTTGGGAAAAGAACAAAAACGCCATTTAGTATTGCTTGAACAGGAAATAAATCAACTAAGAGAGGCTGAAACGAAAAATCTAGAATTAATAGCCACAAATAATGATTTGACTAAAGCATTGGATGAGCTAAAGGAGAAATACACTTTTATAAAGGAAATAAATTCGGAACAAAGGCAAAAATTCAACTCTCTCAAAGATAGATTTATAGAAGTACACAAAAAACTGAAGAAACTGAAGGAATGTAAGCGTATTCTTCTGGAAACGCAACACGAATATGCGGATTCTGTTACCCAATGGCAAATGGAAATAATTAGAGCATCAAAATTACTATGCAAAGAATTGGATGGTTTGCGATTGGAAAATATACAGCTTCGTGAGAAATTGGGTCATACTGCTGTGAAAAAATCAAGCCCTATAGATGATCATCTCATTGAAAAAGTCAgttatttgttgaggattttggAGAATGttaaaaaagattttaatattttgaaagttgaaaatttggagTTAAAACAACGAATACCTACGTCCTCCCCGTTGGTAGTATCTAGAAATGGCGGTATTAATATCACCGAGGAAAGGTTAAATGAACTTTTGCATTTAAGTAAACTAGCTCATGATGAATATCGATTGTCTGTTGAAAGAAATTGTCCGAAgactagtactaattgttctaatCTTGAACCACAAACGTTTTTAAATGTATCACAATTGGAAACATTACAATCATTGGCTTATAAAGTTGAGAAGGAATATCGAAATCAAGCAATCGAACTAGGCAAACTGAAGGaggaatatgaaaaattaaagacTATATCATATTCTATTAATACACCAATTGGAGAGCAAACCATAGAGGAATTGCAAAAGGACAATCATATGCTAATTgaagaaaataatcaaaatgttaataaaattaaaacattagAATTGGACTTATCAAACTTGATGCTGGAGAATTCAAAATTAACTAAACAATTAGATGAAATAAAAAACGCTTCCAATTTGGAGGGCGAGACAACATTTGATCTACGAAAACAATTGGAGATAATAGAAACATCTTCTAAAGAATATCAGGAAATGTATAAGCAGAAGGAGAGGGAACATTACGAGTTACTCGATGAAATGCGTGAATTGAATGATGCCCTTAAAGCGAGAGGTGATTTGATATCTCGCCAACAAGAGGAACAGACATTAATGAAAATGGAATTGCAAAGTAGTACAGACAAATTGCTAGCCCTGCAAAACGATATAAAAACTAAGGACGAAGAATTATCcgaaaaaacgaataatttaGAGACCCTCACAAAAACATTGGAGGAGACTAGACAGAAATTAGAAAACCTAGAAACTACAACCAATTTAAGTGAAGAAAAAGTGCGAATTTTAAATGCTGAattggaaatattgaaaaattccgCAAACAATGCCGATATAGATAATCAAAGTGACATTCTATCTACGTCCACAATTTCAAGGGCTGATGAAATGCAACGACTTAAGGAAGTAGAGGATTCATTTGAagataaatacaataaaattcgtAGTTTAGCggcaaaattaaagaaaaaattacaaGATGAAGTCAGCCATAAACAAGAATTGGAAAAAGAAGTACAAGAACTTCGTAACCGAGAAAGCTCGACAACATCTAAAATAAATGATTTGCAAACGACAATTGGTGAAGTCGAGACACTAAAGGAGCAACTTTCAGGAAAACAAAAGCAGATTGATGctttgaaaaatgaaaatcaaaaattgaagTCCTCACGCAAACAAGCCAATGTGTTAAATTTAGAAATTGAAGCTGCCGAAAAATCCCTCACAGAAGTTACCAATAAACTTGCCATTCGCACCTCTGAACTAGATAAAGCTCAAGAGTTAATAAAATCCAAGGATTCGACCATAAATCAATTGCGTAAAGAAATCGATCTTCTTGAATCATCCAAGCATGCCGAAACAAAGCATTCGCAAGAGCTTAAAGATCAAATTGATCATTTGCAAAAGAGCCTTAAAGATGCCCTACACAGCAAACAATTAGCTGCCGAAAAGGCAACATTTTTAGAGCAAGATGTGGAGAATCTAAAATTGGAATTAGAATCATCCAAATtggaaatttccaaagaaaaatccaATTTGGATAAGACTCTCAATAGTCTTAGGGCGGAGAAACAAGAATTATCAACACAGCTTTCTAGCACCCAACAAGCACTTGCAGAATgtgagaaaaatttgaaattttccgaaagaGCCACGGAGGATCTACGTATTGAATATTTAGATTACAAAGTTAAAGCCCAAGctgttttgagaaaaaatcaaaatcgcGACTCAACCAAAGAAAGAGAACTGGAAGAGGAACTACTAACCTTAAGAACAACTGAAACTCAATTAAAAGCAACAATAGACAGTTTATCCACAAAATTACAACTAATGGAGAGCGAGAAGGAACTTCTTATTGATGACAACTATCAAAAGAAACAACGTTCTCAGGAATTAATGGATTTGGTCGAAGATCTGAGGGAGCAAAACGATAATCTTAATCAGGAAATGCAAAGACATATTAAACAGCAGAATGAAATACTGAAACAACATCGTCAACAAATAGAGACAATGGACGAATGTCACAAAGATCAGATAAAGTCGATAAACTCTAACCACCAAAGAGAGATTGAGCAATTGAAAAAAGAGCTATCCCTTGGCAACAATGTTCGCTTACAGCCGATAGTTGGAGCCTCAAAAACAACTAACATTATGCATTTCAACGAAAACCCATCGAAAATTGATTATCTTCTAATGGAACGCGAAGATGCTGAAGGTTCGGAAGAAGCTGCTGAAACTTTGGCAACATTAGCTGCttcgagaaaaatttcaaatgcaTCATCGTCCAAACGTTCACATGATTTTATACCATTGGATGAACTTTTAAATACACCGATTAATGCCATAAATAGTGAAACTTTAATTATCTCACCGTCCACAAATACGATGACAGACACAAATAGCAATATGGACATTTTACAATTGGAATTGAACTCTACCAAAGAACGTTTGCAAAAACAAGAAAGTAGGGTTCGTCATTTAACCGCTTTATTGGCTGAGAACGAAcaagatttggcaaaattaacACAGATGAACGATATGCTTAAGGAGGAATTACGTAGACAAGAACGCTCTGTGGAAAGGGAACAACATTTACATAATTCTGAATATGTCAAAAACGTTATAATGAAG TTTTTGACCCTTAATAATGCAGATGAAAAGATACGCCTTGTGCCTGTCCTGAATACAATTCTTAAATTGAGTCGTCCCGAAACCGAAATACTCAATTGCGTGGCAAAAGGACAAAAag TTTCTGAACCGATACAACGTGGAGGAGGAGGTTGGGGCAATTTTTTACCTTGGAGTAGTGGCAGTGGGACGAGCAGCAATAATAACTAA